One part of the Marinobacter sp. M3C genome encodes these proteins:
- a CDS encoding YCF48-related protein has protein sequence MAIRNRRLTCACPGFAAAISLAALCVLTPSTAFAVADLLETPARSTELATTSLLNDVTRAGDSERLVAVGERGHIIYSDDGGAKWTQASVPVSVTLTGVDFGSASHGWAVGHSGAVLHSSDSGANWTLQMTGIQAANLAIAGVQQEIEALEQRLETAAEEDVGDLEWAMDDLTFGLENMQADLSVGPVNPFLDVWFEDADRGFVIGAYGMIFHTVDGGSQWQDWARKLDNGDNYHLNAITKIGGGALVIVGEAGQIHVSEDNGITWDRRDSGYEGSLFGVTGTDNSGEALAFGLRGTVMHTTDNGQSWDRVQTGSSTTLNDGASAGERLVLVGNNGTLVTRDGANDAFKETLRADRLGLMGVVINGPQKLLLVGEGGVVLMEGDAGLVEQGAVE, from the coding sequence ATGGCCATACGCAACAGGCGCCTTACCTGCGCCTGCCCGGGATTTGCTGCCGCCATTAGTTTGGCTGCGCTCTGCGTTTTAACACCTTCAACGGCATTCGCCGTCGCCGACTTACTGGAAACACCCGCTCGCAGCACCGAACTGGCTACAACCAGTTTGCTGAACGATGTCACGCGCGCAGGCGACAGCGAGCGCCTGGTAGCCGTTGGCGAACGCGGCCACATCATCTACTCCGATGACGGCGGCGCAAAATGGACCCAAGCCAGCGTGCCGGTGTCGGTCACCCTTACCGGGGTTGATTTTGGCTCGGCCAGCCACGGCTGGGCCGTGGGGCACAGCGGCGCGGTGCTGCACAGCAGCGATAGCGGCGCTAACTGGACGCTGCAGATGACCGGCATTCAGGCCGCCAATCTGGCCATTGCCGGTGTACAGCAGGAAATCGAAGCTTTGGAACAGCGCCTTGAAACCGCAGCCGAAGAAGACGTCGGCGATCTGGAATGGGCTATGGATGACCTGACGTTTGGCCTCGAAAACATGCAGGCAGATCTGTCTGTAGGGCCAGTGAACCCGTTTCTGGACGTGTGGTTTGAAGATGCAGACCGCGGCTTTGTGATTGGCGCCTACGGTATGATTTTTCACACCGTTGATGGTGGCAGTCAATGGCAGGACTGGGCGCGAAAACTGGACAACGGCGACAACTACCACCTCAATGCCATTACCAAAATCGGTGGTGGCGCGCTGGTGATTGTCGGCGAAGCCGGGCAAATTCACGTGTCTGAAGACAACGGCATCACCTGGGACCGCCGCGACAGCGGTTACGAAGGCTCGCTGTTTGGCGTGACCGGTACCGATAACAGCGGCGAGGCGCTGGCCTTTGGCCTGCGCGGTACGGTGATGCACACAACCGATAACGGCCAAAGCTGGGATCGCGTGCAAACCGGCTCCAGCACCACCTTGAATGATGGCGCCAGCGCCGGCGAACGCCTGGTGTTGGTGGGTAACAACGGCACCTTGGTCACTCGCGATGGCGCCAATGACGCGTTCAAGGAAACCCTGCGAGCCGACCGCCTGGGCTTGATGGGTGTTGTGATAAATGGCCCGCAAAAACTGTTGCTGGTGGGTGAGGGCGGCGTCGTTCTGATGGAAGGCGACGCGGGTCTGGTCGAACAAGGGGCGGTTGAATGA
- a CDS encoding MMPL family transporter gives MTNSKHARGEHFLTTPKAAPFLERLIFNNRVIILVLFAVLTVFLGYNAVKIQPDASFERMIPLEHPYIVNMLEHRDDLENLGNFVRIAVATKDGSDIFTEEYMETLRQITDEVFYLSGVDRSGLKSLWTPNVRWVEVTEQGFQGGTIIPDNYDGSSAESLEKLRQNVLRSSEVGRLISDNFRSTIVYAPLYENDPQTGEPLDYADFSRQLEEKIREKYQAQNPNVSIHIVGFAKKVGDLIEGIGAIAWFAGITIALTTLLLFWYSRCIAGTLVPVLTSIVAVFWQLGALKILGYGLDPYSVLVPFLVFAIGISHGVQLVNAMAMEAARGFDPLNAARLAFRALYIPGMLALISDAFGFLTLLFIDIDVIKDLAVAAGLGVAIVIITNLVLHPLLMSYIGITAGGIRHVQKQGEETDQKWRRLSAFASPKAAPISVLIALLGLGVGVYLKQDLKVGDLDQGAPELRADSRYNTDNAFIIDNYSTSADVLVVMVKTPVEQCTQYSVLRAMDTLQWELQNTPGVQSTVSLADVSKIVTKALNEGNWNWYAISRNQTIINASIRDAPSGLINTDCSLTPTLVFLEDHKAETLQTVVSAVEVFAANNSNEDHTFLLAAGNAGVEAATNDVIAKAKDWMLVFVYGVVSLLCFATFRSWRAVLCIVVPLGLTSVLAEAIMAMSGIGIKVATLPVIALGVGIGVDYGIYIYSKLEKFLLEGKSLQEAYFETLRSTGKAVIFTGITLGLGVVTWIFSPIKFQADMGLLLFFMFIWNMIGSIWLLPALAHFLLKPEQMREKARLASVKS, from the coding sequence ATGACAAATTCAAAGCATGCCAGAGGTGAGCACTTCCTCACCACACCCAAAGCCGCGCCCTTTCTGGAACGGCTCATTTTCAATAATCGCGTCATCATATTGGTTCTGTTTGCGGTGTTGACTGTATTTTTGGGCTATAACGCCGTTAAAATCCAGCCCGATGCCAGCTTCGAGCGGATGATTCCGCTGGAACACCCGTACATCGTGAACATGCTGGAACACCGAGACGATCTGGAAAACCTGGGCAACTTCGTGCGTATTGCCGTGGCCACAAAAGACGGCAGCGATATCTTCACCGAAGAGTACATGGAAACTCTGCGCCAGATCACCGACGAAGTGTTCTATCTCAGCGGTGTTGACCGCAGCGGCCTGAAATCCCTATGGACCCCCAACGTGCGCTGGGTAGAAGTGACCGAGCAGGGCTTCCAGGGCGGCACCATCATCCCCGACAACTACGACGGCAGTTCTGCTGAAAGCCTTGAAAAGCTGCGCCAGAACGTATTGCGCTCAAGCGAAGTGGGGCGCCTGATATCCGATAACTTCCGCTCTACCATCGTGTACGCACCGCTGTACGAAAACGATCCGCAAACCGGCGAGCCCCTGGATTACGCCGATTTTTCCCGCCAGCTGGAAGAGAAGATTCGGGAAAAGTACCAGGCCCAGAATCCGAACGTCAGTATTCACATCGTCGGCTTCGCCAAAAAAGTCGGCGACCTGATTGAAGGCATTGGCGCCATTGCCTGGTTTGCCGGCATCACCATTGCTCTGACCACGCTGTTGCTGTTCTGGTACTCCCGCTGCATCGCAGGCACCTTGGTGCCAGTGCTGACGTCCATTGTGGCGGTGTTCTGGCAGCTAGGCGCGCTAAAAATACTGGGTTACGGGTTAGATCCGTATTCGGTGCTGGTGCCGTTTCTGGTGTTCGCCATTGGCATCAGCCACGGGGTGCAGCTGGTGAACGCCATGGCGATGGAAGCCGCCCGCGGTTTTGACCCGCTCAACGCGGCCCGCCTAGCGTTCCGTGCCTTGTACATTCCCGGCATGCTGGCGCTGATTTCCGACGCCTTTGGCTTCTTAACACTGCTGTTTATCGACATCGACGTCATTAAAGACCTGGCCGTAGCCGCAGGCTTGGGCGTGGCTATCGTGATCATCACCAACCTGGTTTTGCACCCGCTGCTTATGTCGTACATCGGCATTACCGCCGGTGGTATTCGCCACGTGCAAAAACAGGGTGAAGAAACCGACCAAAAATGGCGCCGCCTGTCAGCGTTTGCCAGCCCAAAAGCCGCGCCTATATCCGTGCTGATCGCACTTCTGGGCCTGGGTGTGGGTGTCTACCTCAAGCAAGACCTGAAAGTAGGGGATTTAGACCAAGGCGCCCCGGAACTGCGCGCCGATTCCCGCTACAACACAGACAACGCTTTCATTATCGATAACTATTCCACCAGTGCCGACGTGCTGGTGGTTATGGTGAAAACCCCGGTCGAACAGTGCACCCAGTACAGCGTGTTGCGGGCCATGGACACCTTGCAGTGGGAGTTACAAAATACGCCAGGCGTACAATCCACCGTCTCGCTGGCGGACGTGTCGAAAATCGTCACCAAAGCGCTGAACGAAGGTAACTGGAACTGGTACGCCATTTCCCGCAACCAAACCATCATCAACGCTTCGATTCGTGATGCGCCATCCGGGTTGATCAACACCGATTGCAGCCTTACGCCCACGTTGGTGTTCCTGGAAGATCATAAAGCCGAAACCCTGCAAACCGTGGTGAGCGCGGTGGAAGTTTTTGCTGCCAACAACAGCAACGAAGACCATACCTTCTTGCTGGCGGCGGGTAACGCCGGGGTAGAAGCGGCCACCAACGACGTCATCGCGAAAGCCAAAGACTGGATGCTGGTGTTCGTCTACGGTGTTGTCAGCCTGCTGTGCTTTGCCACCTTCCGTTCCTGGCGGGCAGTGTTGTGCATCGTGGTTCCGCTGGGGCTTACCTCTGTGCTGGCGGAAGCCATTATGGCCATGAGCGGCATCGGCATCAAGGTGGCCACCTTGCCGGTGATAGCGCTAGGTGTCGGTATAGGTGTGGACTACGGTATCTACATTTACAGCAAGCTGGAGAAATTTCTGCTGGAAGGTAAATCCTTGCAGGAAGCTTACTTTGAAACCCTGCGCTCCACCGGTAAGGCGGTGATATTCACCGGCATTACCCTGGGCCTTGGGGTGGTTACCTGGATTTTCTCGCCCATCAAATTTCAGGCCGATATGGGTTTGCTGCTGTTCTTCATGTTCATCTGGAACATGATTGGCTCTATCTGGCTGTTGCCGGCGCTGGCGCACTTCCTGCTGAAGCCGGAACAGATGCGCGAGAAAGCCCGCCTGGCGAGCGTCAAAAGCTAA
- a CDS encoding TAXI family TRAP transporter solute-binding subunit, giving the protein MTVKLKASVLAVTAALSLGAASAMVSAQEQQFITIGTGGVTGVYYPAGGAICRLVNMDRKDHGIRCSVEITGGSVYNLNAIARGELDLAVVQSDWQFHAYNGSSQFEGDGPNKKLRAVFSMHPEPFTVVASKSSGITTFEDLEGKRVAVGDPESGQRATAETLMKEMGWKMDKFALAAELKAAEQSQALCNGDIDAFFYTVGHPSGAIKEATTSCDSVLVTVDNNATKKLIKNNPYYRKAIIPGGMYRGSDADVTTFGVGATFVSSTDVPDDVIYQVVRAVFENFDSFKRLHPAFHNLNKEEMVSGALSAPLHPGAVKYYKEVGLMK; this is encoded by the coding sequence ATGACGGTGAAACTGAAAGCCTCTGTGTTGGCAGTTACCGCGGCACTGAGCCTCGGCGCAGCCTCTGCCATGGTGTCTGCTCAGGAACAGCAGTTCATTACCATCGGCACCGGCGGCGTTACCGGTGTGTACTACCCGGCCGGTGGTGCTATCTGCCGCCTGGTCAACATGGATCGTAAAGATCACGGCATTCGCTGCTCAGTTGAAATCACCGGTGGTTCTGTCTACAACCTGAACGCCATCGCCCGAGGTGAGCTGGACCTGGCCGTCGTCCAATCAGACTGGCAGTTCCACGCTTACAACGGCAGCAGCCAGTTTGAGGGCGACGGCCCCAACAAAAAACTGCGCGCGGTTTTCTCGATGCACCCGGAGCCGTTCACCGTTGTTGCCAGCAAAAGCTCGGGAATCACCACCTTTGAAGATCTGGAAGGCAAGCGAGTTGCGGTTGGCGACCCGGAGTCTGGCCAGCGTGCTACCGCCGAAACGCTGATGAAAGAAATGGGCTGGAAAATGGACAAATTCGCTCTGGCCGCCGAACTAAAAGCGGCCGAGCAGTCCCAAGCCCTGTGCAATGGCGACATCGACGCCTTCTTTTACACCGTGGGCCACCCGTCAGGCGCGATAAAAGAAGCCACCACTTCCTGCGACAGCGTTCTGGTCACCGTTGATAACAACGCCACCAAAAAACTGATAAAAAACAACCCCTACTACCGAAAAGCCATCATTCCCGGTGGCATGTACCGCGGTAGCGATGCAGACGTAACCACCTTCGGCGTCGGCGCCACCTTTGTATCGTCCACCGACGTGCCAGACGATGTGATTTACCAGGTAGTGCGCGCCGTGTTCGAAAATTTCGACAGCTTCAAGCGCCTGCATCCGGCCTTTCACAACCTGAACAAAGAAGAAATGGTATCAGGCGCCCTAAGCGCCCCCCTGCACCCGGGTGCTGTCAAATACTACAAAGAAGTCGGCCTGATGAAATAG
- the thrS gene encoding threonine--tRNA ligase, whose product MPVVTLPDGSHRSFAEAVTVHDVAADIGAGLAKAALAGKVDGTMVDTSYLIENDAQLAIITERDDEGLDIIRHSTAHLLAMAVKELFPEAQVTIGPVIDDGFYYDFKYDRPFTNEDLARIEKRMAELAKQDLPVSRSVMSRSEAVALFSSMGEEYKVRIIEDIPGAEDLSFYRQGDFIDLCRGPHVPSTGKMKAFKLTKVSGAFWRGDTNNEQLQRVYGTAWANKKDLKAYVHRIEEAEKRDHRKVGKKLNLFHMQEEAPGMVFWHPDGWTIYQKMEQYMRDILRRHGYQEIKTPQIVSRSLWEKSGHWDKFKEGMFTTESEKHDFAIKPMNCPCHIQVFNQGLKSHKDLPLRLAEFGSCHRNEASGALHGLMRVRGFTQDDAHIFCEESDVQNEVSKFIDLLHEVYKDFGFTEILYKLSTRPEKRVGSDEVWDKSEAALEQALNREGVKWELLPGEGAFYGPKIEFSLKDCIGRVWQCGTIQVDFSMPGRLGAQYVSDNSERKTPVMLHRAVLGSFERFIGILIEEYEGAFPSWLAPTQVAILNITDNQREYCENLAKKWDSLGFRVNADLRNEKIGFKIREHTINKVPFLVVVGDKEVENNAVAVRTRKGEDLGTLSLEAFEQLLQEDVERKSRTKLEN is encoded by the coding sequence ATGCCCGTAGTAACCCTCCCTGACGGCAGTCACCGCAGTTTTGCCGAAGCCGTCACTGTGCACGACGTAGCCGCCGACATCGGCGCAGGCCTGGCCAAAGCCGCTCTGGCCGGTAAAGTCGACGGCACAATGGTCGACACCAGCTACCTGATCGAAAACGACGCACAGCTGGCTATTATCACCGAGCGAGACGACGAAGGCCTGGACATCATCCGCCACTCCACCGCCCACCTGTTGGCTATGGCGGTTAAAGAGTTGTTCCCGGAAGCTCAGGTCACCATCGGCCCGGTGATTGACGACGGTTTTTACTACGATTTCAAATACGATCGCCCCTTCACCAACGAAGACCTGGCCCGTATTGAAAAACGCATGGCAGAACTGGCCAAGCAAGATTTGCCGGTTTCCCGCTCGGTGATGTCCCGCAGCGAAGCCGTAGCGCTGTTCAGTAGCATGGGTGAAGAGTACAAAGTTCGCATAATTGAAGACATTCCCGGCGCAGAAGACCTGTCATTTTACCGCCAGGGTGATTTCATCGACCTTTGCCGCGGCCCCCACGTGCCCAGTACCGGCAAAATGAAAGCGTTCAAGCTGACAAAAGTATCCGGTGCCTTCTGGCGTGGAGACACCAACAACGAACAGCTGCAGCGCGTTTACGGCACCGCCTGGGCCAACAAGAAAGACCTGAAAGCTTACGTGCATCGCATCGAAGAAGCCGAAAAGCGCGACCACCGCAAAGTCGGCAAAAAGCTGAACTTGTTCCATATGCAAGAAGAAGCCCCGGGCATGGTGTTCTGGCATCCAGACGGCTGGACCATTTATCAAAAAATGGAACAGTACATGCGCGATATCCTGCGTCGCCACGGTTACCAGGAAATCAAAACACCCCAGATTGTGTCCCGCTCGCTGTGGGAAAAGTCCGGCCACTGGGACAAGTTTAAAGAAGGCATGTTTACCACCGAGTCGGAAAAACACGACTTCGCCATCAAGCCCATGAACTGCCCGTGTCACATCCAGGTGTTCAACCAAGGCCTGAAAAGCCACAAAGATTTGCCCCTGCGCTTGGCGGAGTTCGGCTCCTGCCACCGCAACGAAGCGTCTGGTGCCTTGCACGGACTGATGCGCGTGCGCGGCTTTACCCAAGACGACGCCCACATCTTTTGTGAAGAAAGCGACGTCCAGAACGAAGTGTCGAAGTTCATCGACCTGCTGCACGAAGTCTACAAAGACTTCGGCTTCACCGAAATTCTGTACAAATTGTCGACCCGCCCGGAAAAGCGCGTGGGTTCCGACGAAGTTTGGGACAAATCTGAAGCCGCACTGGAGCAAGCCCTGAACCGCGAAGGCGTGAAATGGGAGCTGTTACCGGGTGAAGGCGCGTTTTATGGCCCTAAAATCGAGTTTTCTCTGAAAGACTGCATCGGCCGGGTATGGCAATGTGGCACCATTCAGGTAGACTTCAGCATGCCGGGCCGATTAGGCGCACAATATGTGTCGGATAACTCCGAACGCAAAACACCGGTTATGCTGCACCGTGCGGTACTTGGGTCGTTTGAGCGTTTCATCGGTATTCTTATTGAAGAATACGAAGGCGCATTCCCCAGCTGGCTAGCTCCAACACAGGTCGCCATCCTCAATATCACCGATAATCAACGGGAATATTGCGAGAATCTTGCGAAAAAGTGGGATTCTTTGGGCTTTAGGGTGAATGCTGACTTGAGAAACGAGAAGATCGGCTTTAAAATCCGCGAGCACACAATTAACAAGGTTCCCTTTCTTGTGGTTGTCGGCGATAAAGAAGTCGAAAACAACGCCGTTGCGGTGAGAACCCGCAAAGGTGAAGATTTGGGAACACTATCGCTCGAAGCGTTCGAACAACTTCTGCAAGAAGATGTTGAACGCAAGAGCAGAACTAAGTTGGAGAATTAA
- the infC gene encoding translation initiation factor IF-3, whose translation MKQRTNRGARTPKAPINENIDATEVRLIDAEGEQVGVVSIAEALRMAEEATLDLVQVTDSDPIVCKIMDYGKKIFDEKKAKAVAKKKQRQTQVKELKFRPGTEEGDYQVKLRNLIRFLEAGDRGKITVRFRGREMAHQEIGMKLMERIEVDMEEMATVEMRPKMEGRQMTMIIAPRKKK comes from the coding sequence ATTAAACAGAGAACGAATCGGGGTGCGCGTACACCAAAGGCGCCAATCAATGAGAACATTGATGCAACTGAAGTCCGTCTGATTGACGCCGAAGGCGAGCAAGTGGGTGTGGTTTCAATCGCAGAAGCCCTCAGGATGGCAGAGGAGGCGACCCTGGATCTGGTGCAAGTGACAGATTCCGATCCGATCGTCTGTAAAATAATGGATTATGGCAAGAAGATCTTCGACGAGAAAAAAGCGAAGGCCGTTGCCAAGAAGAAACAAAGACAGACGCAAGTCAAAGAGCTTAAGTTCCGTCCAGGAACTGAAGAAGGGGATTATCAGGTAAAACTACGCAACCTGATACGTTTCCTTGAAGCCGGGGACCGCGGCAAAATCACTGTTCGCTTCCGTGGCCGTGAGATGGCACACCAAGAAATTGGTATGAAACTCATGGAGCGCATTGAAGTAGACATGGAAGAAATGGCAACTGTCGAGATGCGTCCGAAGATGGAAGGCCGCCAGATGACCATGATTATCGCCCCCCGCAAAAAGAAGTAA
- the rpmI gene encoding 50S ribosomal protein L35 — MSKMKTKSGAAKRFKKTATGFKHKSSFTSHILTKKSPKRKRQLRGTKLISKSDVASVKRMLGV; from the coding sequence ATGTCGAAAATGAAAACGAAAAGTGGAGCGGCCAAGCGGTTTAAGAAAACTGCCACCGGCTTCAAGCACAAGTCGTCCTTCACCAGTCACATCCTGACCAAGAAAAGCCCGAAGCGTAAGCGTCAGCTGCGTGGAACCAAGCTTATCTCCAAGTCTGATGTGGCTTCCGTAAAGCGCATGCTCGGAGTTTAG
- the rplT gene encoding 50S ribosomal protein L20 has protein sequence MARVKRGVVARRRHKKILKQAKGYYGARSRVYRVAKQAVIKAGQYAYRDRRNRKRAFRALWIARINAGARANGLSYSRLIAGLKKANVEIDRKVLADLAMNEQQTFAAVVEKAKASL, from the coding sequence ATGGCTCGTGTTAAACGTGGTGTGGTTGCACGCCGTCGTCACAAGAAGATTCTAAAGCAGGCTAAAGGTTACTACGGTGCCCGTAGTCGTGTGTACCGCGTTGCCAAGCAAGCGGTTATCAAAGCAGGTCAGTATGCGTACCGTGACCGTCGTAACCGCAAGCGCGCGTTCCGCGCACTGTGGATTGCGCGTATTAACGCCGGTGCCCGTGCCAATGGCTTGTCGTACAGCCGCTTGATCGCTGGTCTTAAAAAGGCCAACGTGGAAATCGACCGTAAAGTTCTGGCCGACCTGGCCATGAACGAGCAGCAAACGTTTGCTGCGGTTGTTGAGAAAGCCAAAGCATCCCTGTGA
- the pheS gene encoding phenylalanine--tRNA ligase subunit alpha gives MENLKQLVQDGLAAVAGADNLQALDHIRVEYLGKKGVITQQAKTLGKLSSDERPAAGQKINDAKGQVEQAINARRSDLERIAIETKLASESIDVTLPGRGQELGGLHPVTRTLQRIEDFFASAGYSVEQGPEIEDDYHNFEALNIPGHHPARAMHDTFYFDPGTLLRTHTSPVQIRTMEAGKPPFRMICPGRVYRCDSDMTHTPMFHQVEGLLIEKNVSFADLKSTVEEFLRVFFERDLKVRFRPSYFPFTEPSAEVDIEWGREADGSIKWLEVMGCGMVHPKVFEHCGIDAEEYRGFAFGMGVERLAMLRYGVNDLRMFFENDLRFLRQFR, from the coding sequence ATGGAAAACCTGAAGCAGCTGGTTCAGGACGGGTTAGCGGCGGTTGCAGGCGCCGACAACCTGCAGGCGCTTGATCACATTCGTGTGGAATACCTCGGCAAAAAAGGCGTAATTACCCAACAGGCCAAAACACTGGGCAAACTCTCTAGCGATGAACGTCCCGCTGCAGGCCAGAAAATCAACGACGCCAAAGGCCAGGTAGAGCAGGCCATCAACGCCCGCCGCAGTGACCTTGAACGCATCGCTATTGAAACCAAACTGGCCAGCGAATCCATTGACGTAACCCTACCAGGCCGCGGTCAGGAGCTGGGTGGCCTACATCCAGTTACCCGCACCTTACAGCGTATTGAAGACTTTTTTGCCAGCGCCGGCTACAGCGTGGAACAGGGCCCGGAAATCGAAGACGACTACCACAACTTCGAAGCCCTCAACATTCCCGGCCACCACCCGGCCCGTGCCATGCACGACACCTTCTATTTCGATCCCGGCACACTGCTGCGCACCCACACCTCACCGGTTCAGATTCGCACCATGGAAGCCGGCAAACCGCCGTTTCGCATGATTTGCCCCGGCCGCGTGTACCGCTGCGATTCCGACATGACCCACACCCCCATGTTTCACCAGGTGGAAGGGCTGTTGATCGAAAAGAACGTCAGCTTCGCCGACCTGAAAAGCACCGTGGAAGAGTTTTTGCGGGTGTTCTTCGAGCGCGACTTGAAAGTACGCTTCCGCCCGTCTTACTTTCCGTTTACCGAACCCTCGGCGGAAGTAGACATCGAGTGGGGCCGTGAAGCCGATGGCAGCATCAAGTGGCTGGAAGTCATGGGCTGCGGCATGGTGCACCCGAAAGTGTTCGAGCACTGCGGCATAGACGCCGAAGAATACCGTGGTTTTGCCTTTGGCATGGGCGTAGAACGCCTGGCCATGCTGCGCTACGGCGTCAACGACCTGCGCATGTTCTTCGAGAACGATCTGCGCTTTCTGCGCCAGTTCCGTTAA